A region of Streptomyces sp. NBC_01750 DNA encodes the following proteins:
- a CDS encoding lysine N(6)-hydroxylase/L-ornithine N(5)-oxygenase family protein, with product MTGTPLTELDQPRDLVGIGIGPFNLSLAALADRVPGGIAATFYEQRPAFHWHPGLLIEGATLQVPFLADLVTLADPASPWTFLNYLRDRDRLFPFYFAERFHIQRAEYDAYCRWVSDHLPSLHFGHQVDAVRWNPERALFEVDFTQLDADGGAEALGRAYSRHIALGVGTEPYIPEPLKPLADAPAVPVIHSADYLEHRERLLAAEHITIIGSGQSGAEVFLDLLRVRPEGAEKLHWLARSEAFAPMEYSKLGLEHFTPDYTRYFHALPEPTRDALVPRQWQLHKGIDADTIAAIHDELYRRTLHGGWPDAVLTPGVCVRTAGRVATTKVELHLEHAQQGTRSRLTTDAVVLATGYRERPLDRMLAGLDPYVRRDAAGRPHIDEQFRLVLDGSVTGSAYVQNAERHTHGVGAPDLGLAAWRSASILNSLTGKEPYPLPRRTAFTSFGLERREAPSIPAPAPELTPLTRGN from the coding sequence ATGACCGGCACCCCCCTCACCGAACTCGATCAGCCCCGCGACCTCGTGGGCATCGGCATCGGCCCGTTCAACCTTTCCCTCGCCGCGCTCGCCGACCGCGTCCCCGGTGGTATCGCCGCCACCTTCTACGAGCAGCGGCCCGCCTTCCACTGGCATCCCGGCCTGCTGATCGAGGGCGCGACGCTCCAAGTCCCCTTCCTCGCCGACCTGGTGACCCTCGCCGACCCGGCCAGCCCCTGGACGTTCCTCAACTACCTGCGCGACCGGGACCGGCTCTTCCCCTTCTACTTCGCCGAGCGGTTCCACATCCAGCGCGCCGAGTACGACGCCTACTGCCGCTGGGTCAGCGATCACCTCCCGAGCCTGCACTTCGGCCACCAGGTCGACGCCGTCCGCTGGAACCCCGAACGCGCTCTCTTCGAGGTCGACTTCACCCAGCTCGACGCCGACGGCGGGGCGGAGGCGCTGGGCCGCGCGTACAGCCGGCACATCGCACTCGGCGTCGGCACCGAGCCCTACATCCCCGAGCCGCTCAAGCCGCTCGCGGACGCCCCCGCCGTCCCGGTCATCCACTCGGCGGACTATCTCGAGCACCGCGAACGGCTGCTGGCCGCCGAACACATCACGATCATCGGCTCCGGACAGTCGGGCGCCGAGGTCTTCCTCGATCTGCTGCGAGTCAGGCCCGAGGGAGCCGAGAAGCTCCACTGGCTGGCCCGTTCCGAGGCGTTCGCGCCGATGGAGTACTCCAAGCTCGGCCTGGAGCACTTCACACCCGACTACACGCGCTACTTCCACGCCCTGCCCGAGCCGACCCGCGACGCGCTCGTCCCGCGACAGTGGCAGCTCCACAAGGGCATCGACGCCGACACCATCGCCGCGATCCACGACGAGCTCTACCGCCGCACTCTGCACGGCGGCTGGCCCGATGCCGTCCTCACTCCGGGCGTCTGCGTACGCACCGCGGGCCGCGTCGCCACCACCAAGGTCGAACTGCACCTCGAACACGCCCAGCAGGGCACCCGCTCCCGCCTCACCACCGACGCCGTGGTCCTCGCCACCGGCTACCGCGAGCGCCCGCTCGACCGGATGCTCGCCGGCCTCGATCCGTATGTGCGCCGCGACGCGGCGGGCCGGCCGCATATCGACGAGCAGTTCCGGCTGGTCCTCGACGGCTCGGTCACCGGCTCCGCATACGTACAGAACGCCGAACGGCACACGCACGGCGTCGGCGCTCCCGACCTCGGCCTCGCAGCCTGGCGCAGCGCGAGCATCCTCAACTCCCTCACCGGCAAGGAGCCCTACCCGCTGCCGCGCCGCACCGCCTTCACCAGCTTCGGCCTGGAACGGCGCGAGGCGCCCAGCATCCCCGCACCGGCGCCGGAGCTGACGCCCCTCACCCGGGGAAACTGA
- a CDS encoding pyridoxal phosphate-dependent decarboxylase family protein: protein MSTPQPDPALAGGTAGPDALRPLLAVVLEALHDGAAERGGPLPAGGPEAVAARVREAAEPLFPERGTGAEEALRSLVRALAQGAADPADPLCAAHLHTPPLALAVAADLAVSALNPSMDSWDQAPAASELEAAVTRTLAVEVYPSGPDPDALVTTGGTESNQLALLLARERHGAVQVVCGAGTHHSVHRAAWLLGLPEPVTVPAPSGTLDPAALDDALTGLSGPLLVAATAGTTDTGRIDPLPEIAGLCERHGAELHVDAAYGGPLLFSASRRSLLNGLDRAHSVTVDLHKMGWQPVAAGLLAVPDRSRLAPLGHTADYLNADDDTEAGLPDLLGRSLRTTRRPDILKIAVTLRALGRTGLGALVDRTCAAAHQFADLIEKTPGLELYERPTLSTVLFRPVAATDERTARIRRTLLAEGRAVLGRARAKDRLWLKATLLNPHATPGDLAALIQEVLTELVEGSTPR, encoded by the coding sequence ATGAGTACGCCGCAGCCCGACCCGGCCCTCGCCGGAGGCACCGCAGGACCCGACGCCCTGCGGCCGCTGCTCGCCGTCGTGCTCGAGGCACTCCACGACGGCGCGGCGGAACGCGGCGGGCCGCTCCCGGCAGGCGGCCCCGAGGCCGTGGCCGCGCGGGTGCGCGAGGCCGCCGAGCCGCTGTTCCCCGAGCGCGGCACCGGAGCCGAAGAGGCCCTCCGCAGCCTCGTCCGCGCCCTCGCCCAGGGCGCGGCCGACCCGGCGGACCCGCTGTGCGCCGCCCATCTGCACACCCCGCCGCTCGCGCTCGCCGTGGCCGCCGACCTCGCCGTGTCCGCGCTCAACCCCTCCATGGACTCCTGGGACCAGGCACCGGCGGCCTCAGAGCTGGAGGCCGCCGTCACCCGCACCCTCGCCGTCGAGGTCTATCCGAGCGGCCCCGACCCCGACGCCCTTGTCACCACCGGCGGCACCGAGTCCAACCAGCTCGCGCTGCTGCTGGCCCGCGAACGACACGGCGCCGTCCAGGTCGTCTGCGGAGCCGGCACCCACCACTCCGTACACCGTGCCGCCTGGCTGCTCGGCCTGCCCGAGCCGGTGACCGTCCCCGCACCCTCCGGCACCCTCGACCCGGCCGCCCTGGACGACGCCCTCACCGGTCTGTCCGGCCCGCTCCTCGTCGCCGCCACCGCGGGAACCACCGACACCGGGCGTATCGATCCGCTGCCCGAGATCGCCGGCCTCTGCGAGCGGCACGGCGCCGAGCTCCATGTCGACGCGGCCTACGGCGGACCGCTGCTCTTCAGCGCGTCCCGCCGCTCCCTGCTGAACGGCCTCGACCGCGCCCATTCCGTCACCGTCGATCTCCACAAGATGGGCTGGCAGCCGGTCGCCGCAGGCCTGCTCGCCGTGCCGGACCGGTCCCGCCTCGCCCCGCTCGGCCACACCGCCGACTACCTCAACGCCGACGACGACACCGAAGCGGGCCTGCCCGATCTGCTGGGCCGCTCCCTTCGTACGACACGACGCCCCGACATCCTCAAGATCGCCGTCACCCTCAGAGCGCTCGGCCGCACCGGCCTCGGCGCACTCGTCGACCGCACCTGCGCCGCCGCCCACCAGTTCGCCGATCTCATCGAGAAGACCCCCGGTCTCGAACTGTACGAACGGCCCACGCTCTCCACCGTCCTGTTCCGACCGGTCGCGGCCACCGACGAACGGACCGCCCGCATCCGCCGCACGCTCCTCGCCGAAGGCCGCGCCGTCCTCGGCCGGGCCCGCGCGAAGGACCGCCTCTGGCTCAAGGCCACCCTCCTCAACCCCCACGCCACCCCCGGTGACCTGGCAGCTCTGATCCAGGAAGTCCTGACCGAACTCGTGGAAGGCAGCACCCCCCGATGA
- a CDS encoding SIMPL domain-containing protein codes for MTTDAPNTAAPYGTPETPRVAVRGEARLEFDPEIARIGVAVSARGTDRRSALEDLTRRNSAVLDLIKSYGEAVEKLETGAFSITPELTRHGRGERVRAYYGRVHITAELSDFTALGELTTRLADLELTRVDGPWWALRPDSPAHGEARRQAVKEAVQRAREYAEALGARLAALVELADLGAENAVAYGMPAAPGMRMAAYGAADSAEMAPALDLEPQRQTVYAQVNARFTMTPPQL; via the coding sequence GTGACCACCGACGCACCCAACACCGCCGCGCCGTACGGCACACCGGAGACGCCGCGGGTCGCCGTGCGCGGCGAGGCGCGCCTGGAGTTCGACCCGGAGATCGCCAGGATCGGCGTCGCGGTCAGCGCGCGCGGCACGGACCGGCGCAGCGCGCTGGAGGACCTCACCCGCCGCAACTCCGCCGTCCTGGACCTGATCAAGTCCTACGGCGAAGCGGTGGAGAAGCTGGAGACCGGCGCCTTTTCGATCACTCCGGAGCTCACGCGGCACGGCCGCGGCGAACGCGTCCGCGCCTACTACGGCCGTGTCCACATCACCGCCGAGCTCAGCGACTTCACCGCGCTCGGCGAGCTCACCACGCGCCTCGCGGATCTCGAGCTGACCCGGGTGGACGGCCCCTGGTGGGCCCTGCGCCCGGACTCGCCGGCCCACGGTGAGGCCCGCCGTCAGGCGGTGAAGGAGGCCGTCCAGCGGGCCCGCGAGTATGCCGAGGCCCTGGGTGCGCGGCTGGCCGCGCTGGTCGAGCTGGCCGATCTCGGCGCGGAGAACGCCGTCGCGTACGGAATGCCTGCGGCACCCGGCATGCGCATGGCCGCGTACGGCGCGGCCGACAGCGCGGAGATGGCCCCGGCCCTCGATCTGGAGCCGCAGCGCCAGACCGTCTACGCCCAGGTCAACGCCCGCTTTACGATGACGCCGCCGCAGCTGTAG
- a CDS encoding bifunctional metallophosphatase/5'-nucleotidase: protein MPLNRRTFLERSAAAGAGVAIAGATALPAGAAEQSHGHGHSPKRYSFTVMGTTDLHGNVFNWDYFTDKEFDDKTHNDVGLAKISTLVEKIRKEKGRRNTLLIDAGDTIQGTQLSYYYAKVDPITAKRGPVHPMAQAMNAIGYDAAALGNHEFNYGIPVLRKFEEQCDFPLLGANALDAKTLRPAFRPYSMHRLRTPCGRDVKVAVLGLTNPGIAIWDKANVQGKMTFPGLEEQAAKWVPKLRSLGADVVIVSAHSGSSGTSSYGDQLPYIENAAGLVAEQVPGIDAILVGHAHTEIAEYFVANKETGKKVVLSEPLKWGQRLTLFDFDLVWEKGRWTVEKVGAQVLNSNTADEDPKITGLLGDEHKKVVAYVNQVIGTSTTAMTTADAPWKDEPIIDLINHVQAETVKAALAGGQYAALPVLSQASCFSRTAAIPAGQVTIRDAAGLYVFENTLEARLLTGGQLKDYLEFSARYYVQTPAGGPVDTSKLTNADNTPDYNYDAVSGLTYEIDVARPAGSRIVNLSFDGKPIDAAAQFVLAVNNYRASGGGNFPHVAKSQQLWANSEEIRNTIINWVKAKGTVDPAQFATVGWKLTRDGTPVF, encoded by the coding sequence ATGCCGCTGAACCGTAGGACGTTCCTGGAGCGGTCGGCCGCCGCCGGCGCCGGCGTGGCCATCGCGGGCGCCACCGCCCTGCCCGCAGGCGCCGCCGAACAGAGCCACGGCCACGGACATTCGCCGAAGCGGTACTCCTTCACCGTCATGGGCACCACGGACCTGCACGGCAATGTCTTCAACTGGGACTACTTCACGGACAAGGAGTTCGACGACAAGACCCACAACGATGTGGGCCTGGCGAAGATATCGACGCTCGTGGAGAAGATCCGCAAGGAGAAGGGCCGGCGCAACACGCTGCTCATCGACGCCGGTGACACCATCCAGGGCACCCAGCTCTCGTACTACTACGCCAAGGTCGACCCGATCACGGCCAAGCGCGGTCCCGTGCACCCCATGGCGCAGGCCATGAACGCCATCGGCTACGACGCCGCGGCGCTCGGCAATCACGAGTTCAACTACGGCATTCCCGTGCTGCGCAAGTTCGAGGAGCAGTGCGACTTCCCCCTGCTCGGTGCGAATGCGCTGGACGCGAAGACGCTCCGGCCGGCCTTCCGCCCGTACAGCATGCACCGGCTGCGTACCCCGTGCGGCCGCGATGTGAAGGTCGCCGTCCTCGGCCTCACCAACCCCGGCATCGCCATCTGGGACAAGGCCAATGTGCAGGGGAAGATGACGTTCCCGGGCCTGGAGGAGCAGGCCGCGAAGTGGGTGCCGAAGCTGCGCTCCCTGGGCGCGGACGTAGTGATCGTCTCCGCCCACTCGGGCTCCAGCGGCACCTCCTCCTACGGTGACCAGCTCCCGTACATCGAGAACGCCGCCGGTCTGGTGGCGGAGCAGGTGCCCGGTATTGACGCGATACTGGTCGGCCACGCGCACACCGAGATCGCCGAGTACTTCGTCGCCAACAAGGAGACCGGCAAGAAGGTCGTGCTCTCCGAGCCGCTGAAGTGGGGTCAGCGGCTCACGCTGTTCGATTTCGACCTCGTATGGGAGAAGGGCCGCTGGACGGTCGAGAAGGTCGGCGCCCAGGTCCTCAACTCCAACACGGCCGATGAGGACCCGAAGATCACCGGGCTGCTCGGCGACGAGCACAAGAAGGTCGTCGCGTACGTCAACCAGGTCATCGGCACTTCCACCACCGCCATGACCACGGCCGACGCGCCGTGGAAGGACGAGCCGATCATCGATCTGATCAATCACGTCCAGGCGGAGACGGTGAAGGCGGCGCTGGCCGGCGGCCAGTACGCGGCGCTGCCCGTCCTCTCGCAGGCGTCCTGCTTCTCCCGTACCGCGGCGATCCCGGCCGGCCAGGTGACCATCAGGGACGCGGCCGGGCTCTACGTCTTCGAGAACACCCTGGAGGCGCGGCTGCTGACCGGCGGGCAGCTCAAGGACTATCTGGAGTTCTCGGCGCGGTACTACGTGCAGACTCCGGCCGGCGGTCCTGTCGACACCTCAAAGTTGACCAACGCCGACAACACTCCGGACTACAACTACGACGCCGTCTCGGGTCTGACGTACGAGATCGACGTCGCCAGGCCGGCGGGTTCGCGGATCGTGAATCTGTCCTTCGACGGCAAGCCGATCGACGCCGCGGCGCAGTTCGTGCTGGCCGTCAACAACTACCGTGCCAGCGGCGGCGGGAACTTCCCGCATGTAGCCAAGTCCCAGCAGCTGTGGGCGAATTCGGAGGAGATCCGGAACACGATCATCAACTGGGTGAAGGCGAAGGGCACGGTCGACCCCGCGCAGTTCGCGACCGTGGGCTGGAAGCTGACCAGGGACGGCACGCCCGTCTTCTAG